The Stigmatella aurantiaca DW4/3-1 genome contains the following window.
CTACGGCCACTTTCTGGAGACGCTCGGGCGCTACCGGAAGGAGAACGGCTGGCGCCCCTCCCCCTCTCAGCAACAGACCGTGGTGCGAGCCCGCCAGTTGCTGGAGGCCACGGTCCGCAGGCTCGGCGAGGCCCAGGCCTTTCAGCGGATGCCCGTGCTGGCGAAGGAAGAGCCTCAGCTCTTCTGGGATCTGCTCGGAGACTCCTGCCATGCGGCGCATGGCCTCGACCTCTGGAAGTAATCCGAAGGCTCAGGAGGGCGGACGGGGCCACACCCCCGCGACGAGGCGATCCTTCCCCTGGCGCAGCCACGCGACCCAGGACTGGAGCCACCGCTCCCCACGCTGCCGCGCCCCGAGCACCGAGCCCAGGACGAGCCTCCGAGCCCGATGCTTCAGCAGGTCCACGCGCAGATCCCGGGAGGTGGCCACGCGGATGTGTCCCTGCTCGTAGGCCTCGGTGATGGCCCTGCGCTGGAGCTTGCCGCTGCTCGTCTTGGGAAGCTGCCCATAGCGGATGAACAGCACGTCCTCCAACGCCACGGTGACGCCCATCGCCTCCAGAATCGCGGCGGCCACCTGACGCTGGCCCACGGACCTGTCCTCCAGCACCTCCGGGCCGTTCACTTCGGCGAGCACCACCACGCGCCCCTGGGCCTGGATGACCGCCGATCTGCCGGACCGGATGAACGCGAGGCGCTCGACGGCTTGCTCGAAGTCACTGGAGAAGTAGCTCTGGCCGTTGATCTTGATCCGGTCATTGAGGCGGCCCGTGATGAACAGCTCCCCATCCTGCATGAAGCCCAGATCGCCCGTGGGGTAGAAACCCTCCTCGCCGCGCAGGGGGCGCTCGTCCGCGTAGTACGCCTGTGCCAGGCTCCCGCTTCGCAGTTCGATCTGGCCCAGCTCGCGCTCCCCGCTGACGCGGCCTTCTTCGGTCCGCAACCTCACCTCGAACTCGCTCAGGGGATACCCCACGGAGATGGCCGGTTGTCCGTGAGGGCCCGTGACGACCCGCCACCCCTCCTCCCCCACGCACGAGACCATCAGCACCACCTCGGCCATGCCGTAGCAGGGCTTGATCGCCTCTCGCCGCAAGCCCTGGGGGGCAAGCAGCACCGTGAAGCGCTCCAGGTTGGCGATGTTGATGGGCTCGCTGCCCAAATAGACGGTCCGCAGCGCCGACAGATCCAGCTCTCGCAGTTCCTCCGCCCCGAGTCCGTTCAAGATCTTCAGCGTGTAATCGATCGCGAAGTTCGGAATGACGGCCAGGGTGCCGCGGTGCTCCGACAGGAACTCCAGCCAGCCCATCGGATCCATGAGGAAACTCATGGGCTGGGTGAGGAGGCTGTCGCAGTGCCCGTACATGCACGCCAGCATCCCGCCCACCAACCCCATGTCGTGGTACAGCGGCAGCCAGCTCACGCACCGATCCTGGGCGCACAGCGCTCCCTGGTTCTGGATCATCCGCAGGTTGGCGTGGAGGTTGCGCCAGGTGATGGGCACCCCCTTCGGAAAGGCCGTCGAGCCCGAGGAAAACTGCACGAACGCCAGCGCGTCCTCCTCGGGCACCCGCGGGCGCGCTCCCGCGAGGCGGGCCCCCGCGGGCGGAAGCGGCACACGCACGAGGGCCAACTCCAGCGAGCGCACGCTTGGCACATCCAGGATGCGGTTCACCCCATGGCGTGAGGACAGACGCGACAGGAAATCCCGGTAGGCGCCCTTGGGCGTGCTGAGAATGTAGGGCTTCACCGAAAATGGCACCGCCCCCAGCGCCATCAGTCCGAAGAAGGAGAGGATGACGGCCTCGGACGTCTCGAACGGAAACAGGATCCGGTCCCCGGGCTGGATCCCCTGGGCGCGGAAGTGCTCCGCGCAGGCGGCGATCCGCTCGGGCATCGCCCGGTAGGCGAGGAACGAGCCGCGGTGGCCAAAATCCTCGAAGAGGTGCAGGCCCCGCTGGGGATCCGCCGCGGCGAGCCGCTCGAAGAGGGTATCGGACATGGGGCCTCGTGCTGCTCAGGGGGGACTGACACGTGACGCCTCCAGGAACTCCTGGAGCGAGCACAGGGAGCGGCTCTGCGCGTGGACGAAGGCCGCTTGCACGCGGGCCTCCACCGCCAGCCGTGTGCCGGCGTCGATGAGGATCTGCTGGTGGAAGCGGACCCGGTAGTGAAGCTCCTCCGGGTCGCGCAGCTCTTCTTCGTGGGGGAACTCCAAGCGGGTGTGGACCACCACCTCCTGCGGGGAGATCTCCTTGCGGTAGTCCACCTCGATCCGCAGGGTCAGCGCCACCACCTGCGCCACCTTGCGCAGCGCGTTGCGCTCCATCCATGCCCAGCGGCCCGCCTCCAGGTACTCCAGGGCGGTGGCGTTGTTCACATGGCCGAGGCTGTCCAGATCATTGGGCCGGACACGCAACGTCAGCACGGACTCTTCGAAGCGCACGGCTCAACACCCGACCAGGTCCATCCAGTAGTCCTCCACCTCCTCGGCGGAGGCGCACGCCACCCCGGTGATGCGCCGGAGCGAGTGCAGGATGAGCGACCGCTTGCGATCCAGCGCCTCGGGCGCCGCGGCCGTCCGGCCCGCTTCGTTCTCGAGGTGATCCCACCAGTTGATGTGGGTCCCCCGGTCCTCCACGTGCTCGCGCGCGCTGCCGTAAAGCTCGCCCTCTTCGCGCAGGAAGAAGTGCGCCACGGCGAAGGCTTCCTTGGCGGGGTAGGCCCCGCTGTCCACCAGCGCCTTGGCGAACGAGATGAAGTACTGCATGTGCTGCACTTCATCGGCCCCCACGTGCTTGAACAACGCCTTCAGGCCGGGGTCGGTTACCTGCCGCATGTACTGGCCATAGTTGACCGAGGCGATGCTCTCGGAGAACGCCAGCATCGTCACCGTGCGCAGCAGGTCATCGTCCGGGAACACCTTGCGGTACTCGATGACCGCGTCATCGCTGAGTGGCTCGAAGCCCGCGCGCATGGCCAACTGCGTGAAGCTGGTCTCGTGGTGCGCCTCCTCCTCGTTCCAGTAGCGGCTCCAGGTGCCGAGCGCCTGGATGATGGAGGCCACCACGTTGTCCTGACCTACCCAGCGCCGACACTCCTTGTCGGCCAGCCGCGCCATGCGGTCCGCGCTCGGCTTGGCGGTCATCTCCGCCTTCCCGGCGCTCCAGACCACGAACCGGTCCCTCTCGGTGAGCTGCTCCAGGCGGACGGAGTCCACCAGCGCGGTGGCGCTCCAGCGGCGCGCCTCGTGCAGCCGGTGTTGATCCCAGGTGATGTCCACCAGGCGCCGGCCCTCCTCCTTGAAGGCCCGGTAGAGATCCACCACCACCGTGGGCCGCCGGGGCGGCTCCAGCTCCGCGGGGCTCTCCACCAGCCCCGACATGCGCACCAGCGCGTCTTCCAGCAATGCGGGTTTCACGAGCCCGTGCTCACGGACGGCGGCCATCAAACCGGCCTCCCTTGCTGGCACTCCCGGACAAAGAGATCCACAACCTGGGAGATAGGGGTATCCAGAGAAAGCGCCGGAAGCCGGACGCGAATCGCATACTGTTTGCGCAAGGCATTGGAGGACTTGGCGAACGCTTCCATCAAGTCCACGCTGTTGGTCATCCGGTCCGAGCGCGCGATGACCTCCGCCAACGTGAGGTCCGCGCCGAACAGCTCCTCGGCGTTCAACCCCACGTTCTCGCAGAACTTCTGACAGATGAAGTCCTTCAATTCGCCGACGTCAGCCATCCGATTGACCTCCCTGGCGTTGCCGGGCGACAGAATTACCGCCCCGCTATATTGATTCAGCCAGTTTGAAAACCTCCGCCAAGGGCTACCTGGTCCGTAGGCTCAGGAGGTTTTCTCAATTCCTTATGAAACATCTTCGGAATCATTGGAGACAACTGGAATAGTGATTTTTAGACGCAGCAGCTCGTCCGCGCTGAAACCGGCCTCGGTGAGGATCTCCCGGGAGTGCTGGCCGAGCTCCGGCGGGGGCCGCAACGGCGTGGGGCCCATCCGCAAGGGGGTCAACAGGTGGGTCACCCTGCGCCCACGCTGCGCGTCATTGGCCTCCACGAAGAGTCCGCGGGCCTGGAGCTGCGGGTCCTTCCATACCTCATCCCCCTCGAGGACCGGCTCGATGCACAGGTCCGTGCCCGCGAAGCGCTCCTGCCAGTAGGCCAGGGGGTGCTCGGCGAAGAGCCGCGCCAGTTCCGCCTTCACGCGCGCGCCCGCCTCCGCCGTGTCGTAGCCGTCCGCGAAGAGGTCCATGCGCCCCAGCCGCTCGCACAGGCCCGAGAAGAACTTGGGCTCCAGCGCGCCCACGGCCAGCCACCGGTCATCCTGGGTGCGGTAGAGGCCGTAGCACGCGTAGCCGCCGTTGAGCGCCTCGCGCCCGCGCTGGAGCGGCGCGCCTTGCTCGCCCTGGATGAGCCGGGCCGCCAGGTGCATGTGCAGGAAGGCCAGCGTCCCATCCGTCATGGAGACATCGACGAGGCGCCCGCGCCCGGTGCGCTCGCGCTCATGGAGCGCCGCGAGAATGCCCACCAGCGCGAAGAGGCTCCCGCCGCCGATGTCCCCCATCTGCACGCCCGGAAAGGCCGGCGCCCCGCCCGCGGCCCCGCCGTACGCGAGCACCCCGGCGCGCGCCGCGTAGTTGAGATCATGCCCCGCCTTGAGCCGGTCCGGCCCCGTCTGGCCGTACCCGGAGATGGCGCAATAGATGAGGCGCGGGTTCTCCGCCCGGAGCACACCCTCGCCCAGGCCCAGCTTGTCCATGACGCCGGGGCGGAAGCTCTCCACCAGCACGTCGTAGCCGCGCACCAGCCGCTTGAGCGCCTCGCGCCCCTCGGGGGACTTCAGATCGAGCGTCAACGAGCGCTTGTTGCGGTTGAGCCCGTAGAACAGCGCGCTCTCGCCCTCGCGAAAGGGGGGCATCTGCCGGATGTAGTCTCCCCCCTGGGGCTCCTCCACCTTGTCCACGGTGGCGCCCAGGTCCGCGAGGACGAGCGTGGCGTAGGGGCCCGGCAACAGCCGCGAGAGATCCAACACCTTGAGGCCAGAAAGGGGGAGCGTGTCCATGTGGATCCGGGAGGAGAGAAGACGGCAACGGCGCGGCTCCCAGGAGGGAGGACGCGCCGTTTCAGCCGGGCGCGCCCCCTTCAGGAGCGCACCGGAGCGCCACGAAGGGCGTTACGCCAGCAGCTTGGCCAGCTTCATCGCCAGCCCCATGTCCATGGGCTTGAACTTGAGCTTGCCCTGCATGGCGGCCATCTGCGCGTTGAGCTTCTTCTCGATGATCTTCACGAAGTCGTCGCTGCTCACGGTGATGGTCATCTTCGACTCACCATCGATCCCCTTGGCAACCCAGTCCGAGTCCTTCGTGAGGTCCACCGTCCAGGTGCCGCCCCCCTCCCCCGTGATGTTGAAGTGGATGATCGCGTTGATGTCCTTGCCCAACTCCGGCTTTGCCTTCAGCCGGTTGGGGAGGTCCGTCTCGAGGAATTGCGCCGCCGTCATCGGTCCGTCTCCTGTCAAATTGACTGGTGAGTCAATCACAGGTGGACCGTAATGTTCTGCCCCCTACCGGGTCAAGCACGAGGAAGGTGGGAGGAGATCGCCTTGGAGGCCGGATCGAGCGCGCGGCGGACCATGTCGAGCAGATCATTGAGCTCGAAGGGCTTGGCCAGGTGTCCGACGGCGCCGATGTCCACGGCCTTGGAGCCCACGTTGCGGTCCGCGCTCAGCACGATGAGCGGGATGCTGGAGATGGCGGGCGGACGCTGGCGCATGCGCTGGGCGAACTCCCACCCATCCATCACCGGCATCATCAGGTCCAGCAGGATGAGCTGAGGCGGGTCGGGCTCCAGGCGATCCAACGCCTCCTTGCCATTGCGAGCCCGGCGGATCTCGAACCCCTCGGCCTCGAGAATCTCCGAGAGGGCCTCCAGGATGTCCGGATCGTCATCCACCACCAGGATGACGGTGGAACCACTGCTGTGTGAGATTGAAGAAGCCAGAATCTTCTCCCGGGGGGACGCCCTTTCAGATTTTCTACCAATCCAGTCCAGAGGGGCTCAATAAAATCGAGTCTGTCCCCACGGCCGGGCAGGCACGTTGCAAAACCGACAGTCGCTGCCCACCCTTTCCCGAGATTCGTTGAACCGCGCTCGGGAGGCGAGATGGGTCAGAGGGACCAAGGAGTGGAAGATAGGGCGCGGCAACCCCCTGGGCTCGTGCTGATTCCACGCCAAGGCGCCCCTCGGCTGCTGGGCCGGCTGCTGCTGGAGCACCTGGAGCTGGAGGCCCTTCCGCCCTTCATCGAATCGGCGAGCGATTTGATGGCGGCGGCCGGTTTCCAGCCCCGTCCGGGCGTGGCGAACTGCTGGGAGCGGGAGGGGCGAGAGCTCGGGGTGGCCGAAGAGGTGCTGGAGGACGGGACGCGGTGGATCGCCACCTGGCTCGTCGGGGAGAAGGCTCCAGAGGTGACGCACGAGCGGGTGCGCTACCTGTCCTTGGCCTCGCACGATTTGCGAGGCGCATTGGCCAACATCCGCTCCTACGCGGCCCTGCTCCTCAACGGCCGCATTGCCCTGGAGCCCAAAGTCCACCGGGGCATGGAGACCATCCTGCGCAACGCGGATCGGGCCCTGGCCTTCTCCCAGGACTTCTTCGACGCCAGCCGGGCGGATCTGAACGCGTTGGCCTTCGAGCAAGAGCCGCAAGCGCTCGAACCCTTGCTTGCCACCGCGGTCGAGCGGCACCAGCCGGCGGCCCGGGTGGCCGGGGTGACGCTGGAGTTGGAGGCGCCCCTGGCCTTGCCCCTGGTGAACATCGACGGGGGGCGCATCCAGCACGCCGTGGAGGCCTTCGTGCTGAATCAGCTGGGCCGGGCCCAGGCCGGGGAGCGGATCCTCGTGCGGGCCGTGCCCGGACACTCGGGGATCCGCATCGAGGTGCAGCGCGAGGGCAAGCCCCTGTCCGAGGAAGAGGCGGAGCAGGTGTTCCAGCGGGAGGAGCGCGCCTTCCGGGAGAAAAAGCTGGAGGACGCACTGCGCGTCCACCTGGCCCTCCAGGAGGTCGAGGTCCACGGCGGCCGTGTGGGGGTGGAGACCGGCCCGGGCAGCACCACGCTGTTCCTCTCGCTCCCGGGCACGCTTTCCCGGGAACTCGCCGGCACAGCGGCCTTGCATTCTTGAGGGGCTCCTCAGTTCACTGGCGGGGCACGGGCCAGACCGGTATGCTCCGCCCGCTGACTTCCGAGGAGTGGTGCGATGGGTCTCAAGATGTCGGAAATCCTGCTGATTATGGGCGTGCTGCTGCTCCTGTTCGGAGCGTCGCGGCTGCCACAGCTCGGCTCGTCTCTGGGCAGCGCCATCCGCAACTTCAAGCGCGGCTTCGGGGGCGAGGGAGAGTCCGCCGCCGAGGAGAAGAAGCCGCAGAACGGGGCGCTCGCCAGCACCACCACGGTGGAGCAGAACCCCTCGGCCAAGACGCCCAGCCACCAAGGCTGAGCGCCTTCTTCCCGCCCGCGTGAGCCACGCCCGTCCCGCCCCGCGCACCGCGAGGCAGGCCGGGCGTCTTCGTTGAACGGGTGTCCCGGGAGCGCGTCCCCTCCGCCCGAGGAGGGGACCCCCGGCGGGCCCGGCCGTCAGTCGCCGCCTTTGCCCCCCTCGTACAGCTTGCCGATGATGGTGGCGTACTTCTGGCTGCAGAACTTGCGCTTTACCTTGAGCGTCGGCGTCAACTCGCCGCTCTCCTGGGTGAAGTCCGCGTCCATGATCTCGAACTTCTTGAGGGTGCTGTAGGGCGGCTGGTCCGCGTTGACCTTGTTGAGGATCTCCTGGACCGCGGCGCGGATCTCCGGGCGCTTGCCCAGCTCCGCGTAGGAGCCCACCTGGATGCCCTTGTCCAGCAGCAGCTTGCGCGCGGGCTCCTCCGCCACGGTGACGAGCACCACGAGGAACGGGCGCTGATCGCCATAGACCATCGACTGGCTGATGAGCGGGAACGTCTTCAGCGTGTTCTCGATGTTCTGGGGCGCGACGTTCTTGCCGCCCGCGGTGACGATGATGTCCTTCTTGCGATCGGTGATGCGCAGGTACCGGTCCGCGTCCAGCTCGCCGATGTCCCCGGTGTGGAACCAGCCATCCGGCTCCAGCGCCTCGGCGGTGGCGGTGGGGTTCTTGTAGTACCCCTTCATCACGCACGGGCCGCGCACGAGGATCTCGCCGTCCGAGGCGATCTTGATCTCGGTGCCGGGCAGGGCCGGCCCCACGGTGCCGATCTTGATCTTCTCCGGGAGGTTGACGTTGCAGGGCGCCGACGTCTCGGTGAGGCCGTAGCCCTCCAGGACCTTGAAGCCGAGCAGATCGAAGAAGTAGGCGATCTTCCGCGACAGCGGCGCGCCACCGGAGATGAACAGGCGCATGTTGCCGCCCAGCTTCTCACTGAGCGTGCCACGGACCTTGTTGAACACCAGCTTGCGCGCCAGCGTGAACGACAGCGAGTTGTACTCGCGGCCCTGAAGCTTCGCCTCGGTGTACTCGTCGAACAGCCGGAAGGCCCAGCGGAACAGCTTGCCCTTCAGCCCCGGGGCCGACGAGCCGTTGGCCACGACGTTGTTGTAGACCTTCTCGAAGACGCGCGGCACCGAGGGCAGCACCGAGGGCCGCGTCTCCACCAGGTTGGGCAGCAGCTTGTCCACCGACTCGGCGAAGATGAGCCGGAAGGACATCCGCAGCCAGGCGGCCTTCACCACCTGCGCGAACACGTGCGCCAACGGCAGGAACAGCATCACCGAGTCCTGGGGCAACATCAGGCCCAGCGCCTGGGTGATCCGCGCCTCGTATGCCCAGTTGCCATGGGTGAGGATGACGCCCTTGGGCTCGCCCGTGGTGCCCGAGGTGTAGATGAAGCCCCAGGCATCCTCCACCGCCACCTGCCGGGACCGCTCCTCGAACGCGGACGGATGGGCGGCCTCCTCGGCCTTGCCCTGGGCGAGGACCTCCGCGAGCGAGATCTCCCGCTCCCCCGTGGCAGGGCCCTCGAAGACGACGACCTTGCGCACGGTGGGACAGTCCGCGAGCCGCTGGCGGATGCGCGACAGGCGGCCGATTTGCTTGGCGTCCTTCTCGTCATTGTCGACGAGCAGGACGGTGGTCTCGGAGTGGTTGAGGATGTACCGGCACTCGTCCGGCGTGTTGGAGGAGTAGATGGGCACGGTGACGGCCCGCGCGGCGGAGATCGCCAGATCGCTGACCACCCACTGCAAGGTGGTGTTGGCGAACAGCGCCACGCGATCTCCCGGCTTCACCCCCTGCGCCAGCAACCCGGCGGACAGCTCCTTGACCTGCTGAAGGACCTGGCCCCACGTCACCTCCTGCCACCGCCCATCCACCTTGTGCGAAACAGCGACCTTGGACGGATTCTGGGCTTGGTGGAGCAGCAGCTCCACCAGCGTCTGCTCTCCCGCCCCGGAGGCCGGGGGGGCCATTTGGTTCTCTGCTCTCACTTGAGCTCCTCCTCGATCTTGGCTTCGACCTTCTTGGCCCGCCCTTGAACCAGCTTCGCTTCGGCCGGATCGTACGCCCCACTGCCCTGCGTCACCTTCGCGATGGACTCCTTGGCCTTGCCGGCTTTGTCCGCCGCCAGCAGCGTCTCGGCCAGGTAGTAGTGCGCGCGCAGGTTCTGCGGGAACTTCCCCGTGGCCTTCTCCAGGAGCTTCGTGGACTCGGTCAGATCCCGCTTCGGCCAGGGCAGCTCGTAGTGGTAGCGCCCTTTGACGACCAGCGGCGCGCCGAGATCAAAGTCCGGGTTGATGCGGATGGCGGCATCCAGCCGCTCGTTGAACTTGCCCTCCAGCCCTTCACCGAGCGCCTTCATGATGCCCACCGCCTGCGAGTAGGTGCCGATGCCCACCGCCGCGAAGTAGTGGCACTCGACCCGGTCCGGGGCGACCTTCACGCCGCGCTCGCACATGTCCCAAGCCTGCCGGCCCAGCACCTTCTTGAGGCGCGAGTCCTCGGCCACATCGCCCTGCCACGTCATCAGCCGCGACGAGCGCCAGATCAGCTCGTAGTCCTCGGGAGATGCTTGCAGCTCCTTCTTCAGCGCCGCCTCCAGTTCCTTCAGTGCCGAGGCCTCGGCCCTCCGGGCGTGGAGCGCATCCAGGGAGGCCAACAGCTCGGGCGGCGCGGCCTGCACGGGCCAGGCGGCGAGCAACGAAAGGACGAGCAAAATCAAGCGCATGGACGGCGGTGTTAGCACGCGAACTCCGCCGCCAGCAACCTTGCCAGACCTGCGTGGGAGGGGCTGAAACGCACCCTCCCCGCACGCAAGAAGGGTGGCGCACTGCGCCGTAGCGCCGCACACCACCCTTCTCGAAGAACCTACGCTCGGAGGAGAGAAACCCGGTGCTCAGGCCGCGTCGGCCGCCATGTTCTCCTCATCCTGGTTGAAGGCCTCGAGGTAGCGCTCCAGGAAGCTCTTCGTCTTGAGCTCCACCTGACGCACCCGTTCCCGGGAAACTCCCCACCGCTGGCCCAGCTCTTCCAGGGTCAACGGCTTATCCTGCGTCAGCCGCTCCTGGAGGATGTCCCAGCCGAGATCACCGATGCGCTTGCGCACCTTGACCAAGGCCTCATGCACTTCCTGATCCTGCTCGCGGGACAGGTACACGTCGGACGGAGACGGGCCCCCATCCTCCAGCCGATCCATGAAGGTGGTCTCCCCCTCTTCATCGATCGTGGCGTCCAGCGAGAAGTCCACCATGCTGCCCCGCTCGGACTCACCGCCGCGCACCTGGCTGCGGTTGTCCTTCAGATAGCGGGTGATGTAGGCGCGAATCCACCACACCGCATAGGTGGCGAACCGCACGTTCTTCTTGGGATCGAAGTGCTCGATCGCCTTCATCAGGCCGACGTTGCCCTCCTGGATAAGGTCATCCAGCCGGGCACCCCGGTTGGCGAACTTCTTCGCCACCGCCACCACGAAGGCCAGGTTGGAGGTGGCGAGCGTCTGCCGGGCGGACTCGTCCCCTTTGCGGGCCGCCCTGGCCAGTTCATATTCCTGTTCACGCGTCAGCTGGTGGTGACCGCCCAGGTGACGCAGATAATGCGACAGGCCTTCCGCCGCATACTTCGCCGTGTTGGCCATGGTTCCAGACCTCCGTTCCGAGTGCTCCGGACGCGCCCGGCACCGCCGCGAGCGTCCCTGTGGAACTAAGACGCGCAACGGCTGAAAGGGTTTCTCATTCCGATGCAGGGGGCTTTTCAGCCACGCCTTCGGATGCCCCCGCCCGGTCCCAACGGAGATTTTCCGCAGGAACTTCCGGACTCCAACGCGCCCTCAGCGGTGAGTTGCTGTGTCTCTAGAAACAATCGGGCCCGGGAAACATTTTCTCGGGGTTGAGCAGCCCTGATGGATCGAAAAAGGTCTTGAGCCGGCGTTGCAGTGCGATCACCGGCGCGGGTTGCTCGAAAGCAAGGTAGTCCCGTTTGGCGTGACCTACGCCGTGCTCGCCGGTGATGGTGCCGCCCATCTCCACCGTGAGCTTCAACATCTGTTGGATGGCCTCCTCGACCAGCGGCCGCTGGTGGGGCCCCTCGTAGAGGATGTTGGCGTGCAGGTTGCCGTCCCCGGCATGACCATATGTGGCCACCAGGAGTCCCATCCGAGCCCCCAGGGCCTTGAGTTGTTCGATGAGGTCGGGAATCCGCGAGCGGGGGACGGCAATATCCTCTGAGATTTTGTGGGGTTTAAGGGCGCGCAGGCCCGGGGAGACCAGGCGGCGGGCGGCCCAGAGCTTCTCCCGCTGGTCCTCGTTTTGGGCCACCAGGGTCTCGGTGGCCCCCAGGCGCGCGCAGATCTCCCCGGCCTGGGCCAGCTCGGCGAGCAAGCCCTCTTCCGTACTTCCGTCTACCTCCAGGATGACGGCCGATCCGGCGCCGGGCGGAAACGCAAACCCCCGTCCCGCCACGGCCCGGAGGGCCACGTCGTCCATGAGCTCCAGGGTCCGAGGCAGCAGCCCCGAGGCCAGCACCGCCGTGAGGGCGCGGGCCGCGGCCACCACCGAGTCAAAGATGACCAAGGCGGTCATCACCTGCCGGGGCCGGGGGATGAGTTGGAGGGTGATCTCCGTGGCCACACCCAGCGTCCCCTCGGAGCCCACGAAGAGGCCCACGAGATCATACCCGGCCACCCCCTTGAGGGTGCGCCGGCCGACCCGGAGCACCTCGCCGTCCGGAAGGACCCACTCCAGGCCCAGGACGTAGTCGCGGGTCACCCCATACTTGAGTGCCCGGGGCCCCCCCGCGTTCTCCGCGATGTTGCCGCCCAACGTGCAGAATTCCCAGGAGTTCGGGTCCGGCGGGTAGAAGAGCCCCACGGCCTCCGCGGCCCGCATCAGGTCGCCGGTGATGACGCCTGGCTCCACGACGGCGGTGAGGTCCTCCACGGACAGGGAGCGGATGCGGTTCATCCGCTCCAGGCTGACCATCACCCCGCCCCTCAACGCGAGCGCCCCGCCGCTCTTGCCGCTGCGCGCCCCACAGGGGGTGAAGGGCACCCCGAGGGCCTGGCACGTCTTGAAGAGGGCCGACACCTGCGCGGTGTTTTCGGGGAAGGCGATGATGTCGGGCGGGTAGACGCCGCTGTCGGACTCGTCTCGGGAATACCGCTCGCGCGTCTGCTCGTCCCGGCGAAGCTGGCCCGAGGAGAGCTTCTCGCTCAGCGCGGCCCAGGCGCGCTCCAGGCGCTCGGGCTCCACACGGGGGAAGGTCTTCTCGGACGGCAGGGTCACGTTCGCGCTCCCAGCCGGGCCCACAGCTCCCGGCGCAGGGGCCCCTCCTTGCGCAGGCGGCCCTCGTACGCTTCGACGTGGGTGATGGCGTCGCGTTGCTGCTCGCCCCGGAGGCGCATGCAAGCCTGCTTCGCCTCGAGGATGCAGGCGGTGGCGGGGCTGCCCAGCACCCGGGCCAGGGCGCTGGCCACATGCCGCGCCAGATCCTCTTGAAGGATGAGCCGGTGGGCAAAGCAATCCACCAGGGTCGACAGGCGCCCGAAGCCCACCACGTGCTTGCCCGGCACATAGGCCACATGGGCCCGGCCCTCGTAGGGCAACAGGTGGTGGGGGCACATGGAATGGAAGCGCAGGTCCGTCACCACCACCATCTCTCCGGCGGAGTCCGGGGGGGCCGGGTACACCGTCCCGATGGCCTCCTCGGGGGTGAGGGCATAGCCATCAAGAAACTCGGTCATCCAGGCCTCCGCGACGCGCTCGGGTGTGCCC
Protein-coding sequences here:
- a CDS encoding SCP2 sterol-binding domain-containing protein, coding for MTAAQFLETDLPNRLKAKPELGKDINAIIHFNITGEGGGTWTVDLTKDSDWVAKGIDGESKMTITVSSDDFVKIIEKKLNAQMAAMQGKLKFKPMDMGLAMKLAKLLA
- a CDS encoding ferritin-like domain-containing protein, which translates into the protein MAAVREHGLVKPALLEDALVRMSGLVESPAELEPPRRPTVVVDLYRAFKEEGRRLVDITWDQHRLHEARRWSATALVDSVRLEQLTERDRFVVWSAGKAEMTAKPSADRMARLADKECRRWVGQDNVVASIIQALGTWSRYWNEEEAHHETSFTQLAMRAGFEPLSDDAVIEYRKVFPDDDLLRTVTMLAFSESIASVNYGQYMRQVTDPGLKALFKHVGADEVQHMQYFISFAKALVDSGAYPAKEAFAVAHFFLREEGELYGSAREHVEDRGTHINWWDHLENEAGRTAAAPEALDRKRSLILHSLRRITGVACASAEEVEDYWMDLVGC
- a CDS encoding acyl-CoA thioesterase; protein product: MRFEESVLTLRVRPNDLDSLGHVNNATALEYLEAGRWAWMERNALRKVAQVVALTLRIEVDYRKEISPQEVVVHTRLEFPHEEELRDPEELHYRVRFHQQILIDAGTRLAVEARVQAAFVHAQSRSLCSLQEFLEASRVSPP
- a CDS encoding AMP-binding protein — encoded protein: MSDTLFERLAAADPQRGLHLFEDFGHRGSFLAYRAMPERIAACAEHFRAQGIQPGDRILFPFETSEAVILSFFGLMALGAVPFSVKPYILSTPKGAYRDFLSRLSSRHGVNRILDVPSVRSLELALVRVPLPPAGARLAGARPRVPEEDALAFVQFSSGSTAFPKGVPITWRNLHANLRMIQNQGALCAQDRCVSWLPLYHDMGLVGGMLACMYGHCDSLLTQPMSFLMDPMGWLEFLSEHRGTLAVIPNFAIDYTLKILNGLGAEELRELDLSALRTVYLGSEPINIANLERFTVLLAPQGLRREAIKPCYGMAEVVLMVSCVGEEGWRVVTGPHGQPAISVGYPLSEFEVRLRTEEGRVSGERELGQIELRSGSLAQAYYADERPLRGEEGFYPTGDLGFMQDGELFITGRLNDRIKINGQSYFSSDFEQAVERLAFIRSGRSAVIQAQGRVVVLAEVNGPEVLEDRSVGQRQVAAAILEAMGVTVALEDVLFIRYGQLPKTSSGKLQRRAITEAYEQGHIRVATSRDLRVDLLKHRARRLVLGSVLGARQRGERWLQSWVAWLRQGKDRLVAGVWPRPPS
- a CDS encoding response regulator codes for the protein MVDDDPDILEALSEILEAEGFEIRRARNGKEALDRLEPDPPQLILLDLMMPVMDGWEFAQRMRQRPPAISSIPLIVLSADRNVGSKAVDIGAVGHLAKPFELNDLLDMVRRALDPASKAISSHLPRA
- a CDS encoding twin-arginine translocase TatA/TatE family subunit, whose product is MGLKMSEILLIMGVLLLLFGASRLPQLGSSLGSAIRNFKRGFGGEGESAAEEKKPQNGALASTTTVEQNPSAKTPSHQG
- a CDS encoding CaiB/BaiF CoA transferase family protein, with the protein product MDTLPLSGLKVLDLSRLLPGPYATLVLADLGATVDKVEEPQGGDYIRQMPPFREGESALFYGLNRNKRSLTLDLKSPEGREALKRLVRGYDVLVESFRPGVMDKLGLGEGVLRAENPRLIYCAISGYGQTGPDRLKAGHDLNYAARAGVLAYGGAAGGAPAFPGVQMGDIGGGSLFALVGILAALHERERTGRGRLVDVSMTDGTLAFLHMHLAARLIQGEQGAPLQRGREALNGGYACYGLYRTQDDRWLAVGALEPKFFSGLCERLGRMDLFADGYDTAEAGARVKAELARLFAEHPLAYWQERFAGTDLCIEPVLEGDEVWKDPQLQARGLFVEANDAQRGRRVTHLLTPLRMGPTPLRPPPELGQHSREILTEAGFSADELLRLKITIPVVSNDSEDVS
- a CDS encoding sensor histidine kinase, with the translated sequence MGQRDQGVEDRARQPPGLVLIPRQGAPRLLGRLLLEHLELEALPPFIESASDLMAAAGFQPRPGVANCWEREGRELGVAEEVLEDGTRWIATWLVGEKAPEVTHERVRYLSLASHDLRGALANIRSYAALLLNGRIALEPKVHRGMETILRNADRALAFSQDFFDASRADLNALAFEQEPQALEPLLATAVERHQPAARVAGVTLELEAPLALPLVNIDGGRIQHAVEAFVLNQLGRAQAGERILVRAVPGHSGIRIEVQREGKPLSEEEAEQVFQREERAFREKKLEDALRVHLALQEVEVHGGRVGVETGPGSTTLFLSLPGTLSRELAGTAALHS